The proteins below are encoded in one region of Penicillium psychrofluorescens genome assembly, chromosome: 4:
- a CDS encoding uncharacterized protein (ID:PFLUO_006191-T1.cds;~source:funannotate): MAQDGDTPPSDRGGNAQAAERLNQVSSHLSSPPDTQKSTKSKPRSKAASSHLPADHSDVLGQIATLRSIAANPDPNHRGYLRQKQAGKLWVRERIEQLLDPDSFQEIGSVSGTVAWKKTAPMREKPVSFVPSNNVQGAGMLRGRKVLLTADDFSIRSGHADGASAGKTVYVEKLAIALRLPVVKLVDGSSGGGSVTTIRTEGWSYLPHVAPFKHVIQQLNMGIPNLGAVVGPAIGLGAARVVSCHFSVMAADIGALFNAGPKVVEGATFEEGLDFQDLGGPMVHCMNGTIDNLAANEAECYEQLRTILGYLPNCGSEAPPVVPCIDAEDREDVALRSIIPRRQARMYNPRTIIMSVVDKNSWFEIGALWGRTAISGLARLGGHPVGIISLNCEVNGGALDAAGSQKLTRLLKMCDVFNLPVLQFLDVPGYAIGTVAERTATMRWGVELAKAYFSTTMPVFNVVTRRVFGVAGGVMLSCRDPVMQVAWPSGQWGSLPLDGGIEVGHRHELREADKVGKKEERYKELEEEYLRLMNPVRTANAFGVEEIIDPKDTRKICCAWASHMYEVLMRERLAERASGRIQPSFA, translated from the exons ATGGCACAAGACGGCGACACACCACCTTCCGACAGAGGCGGCAATGCCCAGGCTGCAGAGCGGCTGAACCAGGTCTCATCGCATTTATCTTCTCCGCCAGATACGCAGAAATCGACCAAATCCAAGCCTAGGTCCAAGGCAGCGAGCTCTCATCTGCCAGCAGACCATTCCGACGTTCTCGGACAGATTGCAACGCTGCGCTCCATTGCTGCAAACCCCGATCCCAACCACCGTGGCTATTTGCGACAGAAGCAGGCCGGCAAACTATGGGTGCGCGAACGCAtcgagcagcttctggatcCCGACTCGTTCCAGGAAATTGGATCCGTTTCTGGAACGGTAGCATGGAAGAAAACTGCTCCTATGAGAGAAAAGCCTGTGTCCTTTGTTCCAAGCAACAATGTCCAGGGCGCCGGAATGCTACGAGGCCGGAAAGTCTTGCTCACGGCGGACGACTTCAGTATTCGATCCGGCCATGCCGACGGAGCAAGTGCCGGAAAGACGGTCTATGTTGAAAAGCTTGCAATTGCGCTGAGACTACCAGTAGTGAAACTAGTGGATGGGAGCTCAGGCGGAGGCAGCGTGACAACCATTCGCACAGAAGGATGGAGCTATTTGCCGCATGTCGCTCCGTTCAAGCACGTAATCCAGCAGTTGAATATGGGAATTCCAAACCTAGGTGCAGTTGTTGGACCGGCT ATTGGTCTCGGAGCGGCCCGAGTAGTCTCCTGCCACTTCTCCGTTATGGCAGCGGACATTGGAGCGCTATTTAATGCGGGACCAAAGGTAGTTGAAGGCGCAACTTTTGAAGAGGGTCTCGACTTTCAGGATCTAGGTGGGCCAATGGTTCATTGTATGAATGGTACTATTGATAATCTCGCCGCTAATGAGGCCGAGTGTTATGAACAACTGCGAACTATCTTGGGCTATCTTCCAAATTGCGGAAGCGAAGCACCCCCAGTGGTTCCATGTATAGACGCCGAGGACCGTGAGGATGTGGCTTTGCGCAGCATCATCCCGCGACGGCAAGCGCGCATGTATAATCCTCGGACCATCATTATGTCTGTCGTTGACAAAAACTCTTGGTTTGAAATTGGTGCACTCTGGGGCCGAACTGCTATTAGCGGCCTTGCACGCCTAGGCGGACATCCGGTCGGCATCATTTCGCTCAACTGTGAAGTGAATGGCGGAGCTCTTGATGCGGCTGGCAGTCAGAAACTCACTCGACTCTTGAAAATGTGTGATGTGTTCAATCTACCTGTTTTGCAGTTTCTCGACGTCC CTGGTTACGCCATCGGCACTGTCGCTGAGCGCACCGCTACTATGCGCTGGGGGGTCGAATTAGCAAAAGCATACTTCAGCACAACGATGCCAGTTTTCAATGTTGTGACTCGCCGGGTGTTTGGAGTGGCTGGTGGTGTCATGCTCAGCTGCCGCGATCCCGTCATGCAAGTAGCATGGCCGTCCGGACAGTGGGGCTCGCTGCCGCTGGATGGAGGTATTGAGGTCGGACACCGACATGAGCTTCGCGAGGCGGATAAAGttgggaagaaggaagagagatACAAAGAGCTAGAAGAAGAGTATCTACGCCTGATGAACCCGGTCCGGACAGCCAATGCATTTGGGGTAGAGGAAATAATTGACCCCAAAGATACAAGAAAGATCTGCTGTGCGTGGGCGTCGCATATGTATGAGGTCCTCATGAGGGAGAGGCTGGCGGAACGAGCGTCTGGGCGGATTCAACCATCTTTTGCATGA
- a CDS encoding uncharacterized protein (ID:PFLUO_006190-T1.cds;~source:funannotate), whose amino-acid sequence MALHPTTIDGVELCTQPDISISHDKEASNKVQELHKIKESHQWDPNLPQEKIDAINEAIKTDDQEKAAELDKSFQEESPYESVRAAVRNTDGGEVANTVRAWVLGMFFTTLGSGLNMFLSMRSPAISFPSIVVQLLVYPIGCLWAKVMPMRTFTTFGVKWTLNTGPFTIKEHTVITIMANVSIGYAYCTDALLALKAEPLYNLDIGWGFQLLFALSSQIIGISLAGVFRRFLVW is encoded by the exons ATGGCCCTTCATCCCACTACCATCGACGGCGTGGAGCTGTGCACACAGCCGGATATCTCGATTAGCCATGACAAAGAGGCCAGCAATAAGGTCCAAGAGTTACACAAGATCAAAGAGTCGCACCAGTGGGATCCAAACCTACCCCAGGAAAAGATCGATGCAATCAATGAGGCCATCAAGACTGATGACCAGGAGAAAGCTGCCGAGTTGGATAAATCTTTCCAGGAGGAATCCCCTTATGAGTCTGTGCGCGCGGCCGTGCGCAATACGGATGGAGGTGAAGTTGCGAACACAGTGCGCGCCTGGGTGCTGGGGATGTTTTTCACGACCTTAGGAAGTGGGTTGAATATGTTCCTGAGCATGCG GAGCCCTGCTATCTCCTTCCCTTCCATTGTAGTGCAGCTTCTTGTTTACCCAATTGGCTGTTTATGGGCTAAAGTAATGCCTATGAGGACATTCACCACATTTGGAGTGAAGTGGACACTCAATACAGGCCCTTTCACGATTAAAGAGCATACTGTCATCACG ATCATGGCAAA TGTCTCAATTGGGTACGCTTACTGCACAGATGCCCTCTTGGCTCTCAAAGCTGAGC CTCTGTACAACCTGGATATTGGATGGGGGTTTCAGCTTCTCTTTGCACTGAGCAGTCAGATAATCGGTATCTCGCTGGCTGGAGTTTTCCGTCGCTTCCTTGTGTGGTAA
- a CDS encoding uncharacterized protein (ID:PFLUO_006186-T1.cds;~source:funannotate), translating to MDKSAFAQDTIEPATANFGDYEANLKDELHLNVGGRGATQRRLRNYQVTMIGFCSGIGTGLFVGTGAAYAKAGPAGLLLAFIIVGMVLWCVMQSIAELATLLPTAGSFPHWATRFIDPAVGFSLAISYGYCYTIAIASETSAAAVIVSYWTALTPAVVITVGLVLILAINLMSVRFYGETEVIGGAVKVLCFLGLIIVSIVISAGGGPNHETIGFRFWHDPGAWTNYNGITGPTGHFLGFLSSFVNASFSFIGVETVVITAAESVDPHRAIPKAARRVTYRIALFYVLGALLIGIIVNPNNKALVSDADNAKSSPFVIAITEAGISALPSIVNACILVAAWSAGNSYCWVGSRMIVAMTTDHQLPQIFGRVNKHGVPYVAVFTAWLFGPLAYLSLGKGGASQAFTWLLNLSTIAGLIAWATLSFCYIRFYAAMKAQGISRDTLPWKAPLQPYAAWVGFIGSTIITLVAGFPVFLKGNWSTSSFVASYIGIPIFIVPIIVWKIVKRTKFQRAATIDLWSGRLQEGEIVEQDYPQTPWRRFIDWVA from the coding sequence ATGGACAAGTCCGCTTTCGCTCAGGACACCATCGAGCCGGCTACGGCCAACTTCGGCGACTATGAGGCGAACTTGAAGGATGAGCTGCACCTCAACGTCGGTGGTCGTGGAGCCACGCAGCGACGTCTGCGGAATTACCAGGTCACCATGATCGGTTTCTGCAGCGGCATCGGTACTGGTCTCTTCGTGGGAACGGGTGCGGCGTACGCCAAAGCCGGTCCGGCTGGACTACTGCTGGCGTTCATTATCGTCGGAATGGTGCTGTGGTGCGTGATGCAGAGTATCGCCGAGTTGGCAACGCTTCTCCCCACGGCCGGGTCGTTTCCGCACTGGGCTACCCGCTTTATTGATCCGGCCGTGGGCTTCTCACTCGCTATCTCATACGGTTACTGTTACACCATCGCTATCGCCTCGGAGACATCAGCTGCTGCGGTTATTGTCTCCTACTGGACAGCTCTTACCCCAGCCGTGGTCATCACTGTTGGACTCGTACTGATCTTGGCCATCAACCTGATGAGCGTTCGGTTCTATGGCGAAACCGAAGTGATCGGTGGCGCCGTTAAGGTACTCTGCTTCTTAGGCTTGATTATCGTGTCCATTGTCATatccgctggtggtggaccgAATCATGAGACCATCGGCTTCCGCTTTTGGCACGATCCCGGAGCCTGGACGAACTATAACGGCATCACCGGCCCAACCGGTCACTTTCTTGGATTCCTGTCGTCGTTCGTCAACGCCTCGTTTAGCTTCATTGGTGTCGAGACCGTCGTTATCACAGCTGCCGAATCTGTCGATCCACACCGGGCGATCCCCAAGGCTGCACGTCGGGTGACATACCGCATTGCTTTATTCTACGTTTTGGGTGCTCTCCTTATTGGGATCATTGTCAACCCGAATAACAAAGCTCTTGTCTCGGACGCGGATAACGCAAAAAGCTCGCCATTTGTTATTGCGATTACGGAGGCCGGGATCAGTGCTCTACCCTCTATTGTGAATGCTTGCATTCTCGTTGCCGCGTGGTCTGCTGGCAACTCCTACTGCTGGGTTGGCTCACGTATGATCGTGGCCATGACGACCGATCACCAACTGCCTCAAATATTTGGCCGTGTGAACAAACATGGCGTGCCATACGTAGCTGTTTTTACCGCATGGCTTTTTGGACCGTTGGCGTATCTGAGTCTCGGGAAAGGCGGCGCATCGCAAGCTTTTACTTGGCTTCTGAACCTGAGTACAATTGCCGGGTTAATCGCCTGGGCCACTCTCAGCTTCTGCTACATTCGCTTTTACGCCGCGATGAAAGCGCAGGGCATTAGCCGAGACACATTGCCCTGGAAGGCACCTCTGCAACCTTATGCGGCGTGGGTGGGATTCATCGGGTCTACCATCATCACTCTCGTTGCTGGGTTCCCCGTTTTCCTCAAGGGCAACTGGTCCACCTCAAGTTTTGTCGCTTCGTACATTGGCATCCCGATCTTCATTGTTCCGATCATTGTCTGGAAAATCGTTAAGCGAACCAAATTTCAACGCGCGGCTACTATCGATTTATGGTCTGGCCGTCTCCAGGAGGGTGAAATCGTGGAACAAGATTATCCGCAAACGCCGTGGAGGCGATTTATTGACTGGGTTGCTTGA
- a CDS encoding uncharacterized protein (ID:PFLUO_006189-T1.cds;~source:funannotate), which translates to MSELDGLHEQPFDLYDQQEKVDYLLLGNYIERQLRQLQLDLRQDCKMAPLLPFASTLVALCEARALVLPMDPKDAAQKLFETQIQITGLIEKVDQGFDKVITSKTSAFRASRMIDSLRDHLKEWFGFYKGYDPSFDWWVTQPYNAVEKCLETASASIREKLVGIKPGNKDAIVGDPIGRHGLVDELLAEMIPYTPEEIIAIGEQEFDWCINEMKKASRSMGYKDDWQAALEEVKNDYVEPGKQTQLVRDLAQEAVSFVEDLKLVTVPKIAKETWQMFMMSPERQKVNPFFLGGESIIVSYPTDSMDHEAKLMGMRGNNIHFSRATVFHEMIPGHHLQMHINARHRPYRRLFDTPFWIEGWSLYWEFILWDDDRFKKTPQNRIGMLFWRLHRCARIIFSLNFHLGKMAPQECIDLLVDKVGHERATAEGEVRRSLNGDYSPLYQAGYMLGALQIYALRKEVVDTGRMAEIDFHDRFLKENRMPIEFMRALMQDRPLSPGYTPCWKFYKFRDDKLAPRLS; encoded by the coding sequence ATGTCTGAACTCGACGGCCTGCATGAGCAACCTTTTGATCTTTACGACCAACAAGAGAAAGTGGACTACCTCCTTCTGGGAAACTACATCGAAAGACAACTGCGGCAACTGCAACTTGATTTGAGACAGGATTGTAAGATGGCTCCCTTGCTCCCGTTTGCAAGCACGTTGGTGGCGCTATGCGAGGCTCGAGCTCTGGTGCTTCCAATGGACCCAAAAGATGCCGCACAGAAACTCTTCGAGACGCAGATTCAAATTACAGGCTTGATTGAAAAGGTCGACCAAGGTTTCGACAAAGTGATCACGAGTAAAACAAGCGCATTTCGTGCATCCAGAATGATCGACTCTCTGCGAGACCATCTGAAGGAGTGGTTTGGCTTCTATAAAGGATATGACCCTTCATTCGACTGGTGGGTTACACAACCATACAACGCGGTGGAAAAGTGTCTTGAAACTGCTTCTGCCAGTATTCGTGAGAAGCTGGTTGGAATTAAACCAGGCAATAAAGATGCGATTGTGGGCGATCCAATCGGGCGCCATGGGTTGGTCGACGAACTGCTAGCCGAAATGATTCCATACACGCCAGAGGAGATCATTGCGATTGGCGAGCAAGAATTTGATTGGTGTATCAATGAAATGAAAAAGGCGTCTCGCAGCATGGGTTACAAGGACGATTGGCAAGCggccctggaagaagttAAGAATGACTATGTTGAGCCTGGAAAGCAGACCCAGCTAGTCCGGGACCTGGCACAAGAAGCAGTCTCATTTGTTGAGGACCTCAAGCTCGTCACGGTTCCAAAAATCGCAAAAGAAACCTGGCAAATGTTCATGATGTCGCCTGAACGCCAGAAAGTGAACCCTTTTTTCCTTGGGGGAGAGTCAATCATTGTCTCGTATCCTACCGACTCCATGGATCATGAAGCCAAGCTGATGGGTATGCGTGGAAACAACATCCATTTCTCGCGCGCCACGGTCTTCCATGAGATGATCCCTGGCCATCACTTGCAAATGCACATCAATGCGAGACATCGACCATACCGTCGTCTCTTCGACACGCCATTCTGGATTGAAGGATGGTCTTTGTACTGGGAGTTTATCCTATGGGATGACGATCGGTTCAAAAAGACGCCCCAGAACCGGATCGGAATGCTGTTCTGGCGGCTCCATCGATGCGCCCGTATTATCTTTTCTCTCAACTTCCATCTTGGCAAGATGGCACCACAGGAGTGTATTGATCTTCTCGTGGACAAGGTTGGGCACGAACGCGCTACAGCTGAAGGAGAGGTGAGGCGATCGTTGAACGGCGATTATTCACCTTTGTACCAGGCCGGGTACATGCTGGGAGCGTTACAAATATATGCCCTGCggaaggaggttgttgacACAGGTCGGATGGCAGAGATTGACTTCCACGATCGATTTTTGAAGGAGAATCGCATGCCGATCGAGTTCATGCGGGCATTGATGCAGGATCGACCACTGAGCCCGGGCTACACACCATGCTGGAAATTTTACAAATTCCGCGATGATAAATTAGCACCTAGGCTGTCCTGA
- a CDS encoding uncharacterized protein (ID:PFLUO_006187-T1.cds;~source:funannotate), with product MVSVQILDGGLGTSLQDKYGVKFDSSTPLWASHLLVADPATLQACQQDFVDAGTDVLLTATYQVSAEGFKRTRTADFPNGVPKNAIGPFLRTALDVAERAKGSANTKIALSLGPYGACMIPGQEYSGKYDVEHDNEEALFRWHLDRLRLFAEAEVNLTRRVQYVSFETLPRLDEVRAVRRAIRAAAIEIPFWISCVFPEKDDVLPDGSSIEQVVSAAVDFGEDAGSPWGIGINCTKIHKLPSLVSKFGDSLAARVGAGPCLVLYPDGTNGEVYNTTTQTWEKPADSRDDAKTRCPWESQLAQVVQDATASGHFHSVLVGGCCKASHADIERLHDRLKNQ from the exons ATGGTCTCAGTGCAAATTCTGGATGGTGGCCTGGGAACATCCTTGCAAGACAAATATGGGGTCAAGTTCGACTCCTCCACCCCACTCTGGGCATCCCACTTGCTGGTCGCTGATCCAGCAACCCTACAAGCCTGCCAGCAGGATTTCGTTGATGCAGGCACGGATGTGCTTCTGACCGCAACCTACCAAGTATCTGCTGAAGGATTCAAGCGAACAAGGACCGCTGATTTCCCAAATGGCGTCCCGAAAAATGCAATTGGGCCTTTTCTTCGTACCGCGTTAGATGTTGCAGAGCGGGCAAAGGGCAGTGCAAACACCAAGATTGCGCTCAGTCTGGGCCCATATGGCGCGTGCATGATCCCAGGACAGGAGTACAGCGGCAAATATGACGTTGAGCATGATAATGAAGAAGCCCTTTTCCGCTGGCATCTCGATCGACTGCGCCTCTTTGCAGAGGCTGAGGTGAATCTAACTCGGCGTGTGCAGTATGTTTCCTTTGAAACCCTGCCGCGGCTCGACGAGGTTCGTGCTGTTAGAAGAGCAATTCGTGCTGCGGCGATTGAAATTCCGTTCTGGATCTCGTGTGTCTTTCCTGAAAAGGATGATGTTCTACCAGATGGGAGTTCAATTGAACAGGTTGTCAGTGCTGCTGTGGATTTTGGGGAAGATGCTGGCTCTCCATGGGGCATTGGAATCAACTGCACGAAAATACACAAGCTTCCGAGCTTGGTGAGCAAATTCGGCGACAGTCTTGCGGCCAGAGTGGGTGCTGGCCCTTGCCTTGTCTTGTATCCCGATGGAACCAATGGCGAAGTTTACAACACGACCACACAAACATGGGAGAAGCCAGCCGATTCCAGAGATGACGCAAAAACCAGG TGCCCTTGGGAATCACAGCTTGCCCAAGTTGTCCAAGATGCGACAGCAAGTGGACATTTTCACTCCGTCCTTGTTGGTGGCTGTTGCAAGGCTTCTCATGCAGATATCGAAAGACTTCATGATAGACTCAAAAATCAGTGA
- a CDS encoding uncharacterized protein (ID:PFLUO_006192-T1.cds;~source:funannotate): MWHDAGTIVIGPGWENLARTGNKLQAKVLADQCGVPVLRAMDQPTGNVDEARAFATQVGFPVMIKAVDGGGGRGIRLVREEQELDSGIQRAISESPSSTVFVEKAAVHGFHHIEIQVIGDGTGQVRHLWERDCSVQRRFQKVVEYAPALMQDRDLIGRVIDSALRMASEIRYRSLGTFEFLVNEQRGEFYFLEINPRLQVEHTITESISGIDLVQTQLLLSEGYALSDLGLGVNTRASPPANCFSLQLRLCAEDPSNNFALSIGKVTEFNVPTGNGIRVDSNVTTSGNNPLVVGSSFDNLLAKIIVTASSWEGTVRKAQRVLHDSRISGVKTNINLLRGVVAHADFMAGKVDTQWLGSKLNEVLEIGERLSKEIRNKEGLSGSSPQLPIAQGSMPASSMLFRKGDAWSITLEPLSKTGSQQTEKIAHHLRLSRVLRNEFPSSLAAEIEYTTPSSQTAVPYRMQFETTSTAASALVSSSHRRGDPKNPRHVVLPLSGKLIEILVVEGEDVAENQVLAFVKQMKMELEVRSPRAGKIQWVYEMEDEEEDVAEGMLLVELEDEPGRAKGVEVRGKL; encoded by the coding sequence ATGTGGCATGATGCAGGCACTATCGTCATAGGGCCAGGCTGGGAGAACCTCGCCCGCACCGGGAACAAGCTTCAAGCCAAAGTTCTAGCAGATCAGTGCGGTGTGCCGGTCTTGAGGGCTATGGACCAACCTACTGGGAACGTTGATGAGGCACGCGCCTTCGCCACACAGGTCGGGTTTCCCGTTATGATCAAAGCGGTTGATGGGGGCGGCGGTCGCGGTATTCGCCTTGTACGTGAGGAGCAGGAGCTAGATAGTGGTATTCAGCGTGCCATTAGCGAGTCACCATCCAGTACGGTGTTCGTCGAGAAAGCGGCGGTGCACGGGTTTCACCATATCGAGATCCAAGTCATCGGTGATGGCACTGGCCAAGTTCGTCATCTGTGGGAGCGAGATTGCAGTGTACAACGCCGCTTTCAGAAAGTTGTGGAGTACGCGCCAGCCTTAATGCAGGACCGAGACTTGATCGGCCGAGTGATCGACTCGGCTTTGAGGATGGCGAGTGAAATTCGTTACCGATCTCTAGGTACATTCGAATTTCTCGTCAATGAGCAGCGCGGCGAATTCTACTTTCTAGAGATCAATCCGCGTCTTCAAGTGGAACACACCATTACTGAATCCATTAGCGGAATAGATCTGGTGCAAACACAATTGCTGCTATCCGAAGGTTACGCCCTGAGCGACCTTGGGCTAGGAGTCAACACCAGAGCATCGCCGCCAGCCAATTGCTTCTCACTTCAACTCCGGCTATGTGCTGAAGACCCAAGCAACAATTTTGCTCTTAGCATTGGCAAGGTTACTGAATTTAACGTTCCCACTGGAAACGGAATTCGGGTAGACTCCAATGTCACCACATCTGGAAATAACCCGTTGGTTGTCGGTTCAAGTTttgacaatctcctcgcCAAGATAATCGTTACTGCATCTAGCTGGGAAGGGACCGTCAGAAAAGCCCAGCGTGTTTTGCATGACTCGAGGATATCTGGAGTAAAGACGAACATCAACCTCTTGCGTGGTGTTGTGGCCCATGCGGACTTTATGGCCGGCAAAGTCGACACACAGTGGCTAGGATCAAAACTTAATGAAGTCCTAGAGATTGGGGAGAGACTATCAAAAGAGATTCGCAACAAGGAAGGACTATCTGGCTCTTCTCCACAACTACCAATCGCGCAAGGTAGTATGCCAGCGTCGAGTATGCTATTCCGCAAAGGTGATGCATGGTCCATCACGCTGGAGCCCCTGTCAAAAACTGGCTCCcagcagacagaaaagaTCGcgcatcatcttcgccttTCCCGGGTGCTCCGCAACGAATTTCCCTCCTCCCTTGCTGCTGAGATTGAGTACACTACTCCGTCGTCACAGACTGCTGTTCCATATCGGATGCAGTTTGAGACCACTTCGACTGCCGCCTCAGCTCTGGTTTCTTCGTCACACCGACGCGGTGATCCCAAAAACCCAAGACATGTGGTCCTTCCTCTCTCGGGAAAGCTCATTGAGATTTTAGTTGTCGAGGGAGAAGACGTTGCGGAGAACCAAGTGCTTGCGTTtgtgaagcagatgaagatggaatTGGAAGTAAGAAGTCCTCGAGCAGGGAAGATCCAATGGGTATATGAgatggaagacgaggaggaggatgttgCCGAGGGCATGCTTCTTGTTgaattggaggatgagccAGGCCGAGCCAAGGGCGTGGAAGTGAGAGGCAAGTTGTAA
- a CDS encoding uncharacterized protein (ID:PFLUO_006188-T1.cds;~source:funannotate), protein MEDGTFVMYFSAASSEDDSKHCVGAATSSSVTGPYTPEDNYLACPLDQGGAIDADWFDDGGTYYVVYKIDGNSLDGDGTTHSTPIMLQEVESDGVTLSGDATQLLDRDDADGPLIEAPSLVNVDGTYYLSFSSNMYDTTLYDVSYATASSVAGPYTKAQAPDAPLLVSGDPSNVGNLAGPGGSDFSSDGSNIVFHAFLNGANISDGRAMWTSGISCSGGVISLA, encoded by the exons ATG GAGGACGGCACGTTTGTCATGTACTTTTCCGCTGCTTCCAGTGAAGACGACAGCAAGCACTGCGTCGGAGCTGCCACATCCAGCAGCGTCACAGGGCCATATACCCCAGAGGATAACTACCTGGCCTGTCCACTGGACCAAGGCGGCGCCATTGATGCAGACTGGTTCGACGACGGAGGCACATACTACGTCGTCTACAAGATAGACGGTAACAGTCTCGATGGCGACGGCACCACGCATTCCACCCCCATCATGCTGCAGGAAGTTGAGTCCGATGGCGTCACACTATCCGGGGACGCCACTCAACTTCTCGATCGTGATGATGCGGACGGACCGCTCATCGAGGCTCCCAGTTTGGTGAATGTGGATGGGACGTACTatctttccttctcgtccaATATGTATGACACAACGCTGTACGATGTTAGCTATGCAACGGCCAGCTCTGTGGCCGGGCCATATACCAAGGCTCAGGCTCCGGATGCGCCACTGCTTGTGTCTGGAGATCCAAGCAACGTTGGCAATCTAGCGGGACCCGGAGGCTCAGACTTCTCTTCCGATGGCTCCAATATCGTATTCCATGCTTTCCTGAACGGCGCGAATATCAGTGATGGACGGGCTATGTGGACCTCTGGCATCAGCTGTTCCGGAGGCGTGATCAGTTTGGCTTGA